Proteins from a single region of Chromobacterium sp. ATCC 53434:
- a CDS encoding type IV pilin protein: MRGMSLVELMITLAIVAILASIAYPVYSNYVQRSRRSDAWQALTAAQAQMEQCYAQYFAYNNAACAVATTSPNGYYQVQIGSATTASGYVLTATPVTTGLQANDTTCSSLNVTNSGAKSSANSQGTDTSNTCWPH; the protein is encoded by the coding sequence ATGCGGGGCATGAGCCTGGTGGAGTTGATGATCACGTTGGCGATAGTCGCCATCCTGGCGTCGATCGCCTATCCGGTATATTCCAACTATGTGCAGCGATCGCGCCGCAGCGACGCCTGGCAGGCGCTGACGGCGGCGCAAGCGCAGATGGAGCAGTGCTACGCGCAGTATTTCGCCTATAACAACGCGGCCTGCGCCGTGGCGACGACCTCGCCCAACGGCTACTACCAGGTGCAGATAGGCTCGGCCACCACCGCCAGCGGCTATGTGCTGACCGCCACGCCGGTGACGACCGGCCTGCAGGCCAACGACACCACCTGCAGCAGCCTCAACGTCACCAATAGCGGCGCCAAGAGTTCCGCCAACTCGCAGGGCACCGATACCAGCAACACCTGCTGGCCGCACTGA
- a CDS encoding GspH/FimT family pseudopilin — protein sequence MRARGSGFTMIEMMVTIAVLAILLTVGLPAWQTFVQNERLNAIRDNMISALGQARGTAVNDDSVVTVCPYSAASGGSCGSSWSAGWIIIETLGSSSTVLARQTLSYTGAPTIGSLATGSASGTIASVSFNPRPPYVAAAQSGDFRICDNRGASYALSFNLQTTGYAQAAASTGYTLAGAALSCP from the coding sequence ATGCGAGCAAGGGGGAGCGGCTTCACGATGATAGAGATGATGGTCACCATCGCGGTGCTGGCCATCCTGCTCACCGTCGGCCTGCCGGCCTGGCAGACCTTCGTCCAGAACGAGCGGCTGAACGCCATCCGCGACAATATGATCAGCGCGCTGGGCCAGGCGCGCGGCACCGCGGTCAACGACGACAGCGTGGTCACCGTCTGCCCGTACAGCGCGGCTTCCGGCGGCAGCTGCGGCAGCAGCTGGAGCGCCGGCTGGATCATCATCGAGACGCTGGGCTCGTCGTCGACGGTGCTGGCGCGGCAGACGCTGTCCTACACCGGCGCGCCGACGATAGGCAGCCTGGCCACCGGCAGCGCCAGCGGCACGATAGCCAGCGTCAGCTTCAATCCGCGGCCGCCGTATGTCGCCGCCGCGCAGAGCGGCGATTTCCGCATTTGCGACAACCGCGGCGCCAGTTACGCGCTGTCGTTCAATCTGCAGACCACCGGCTATGCCCAGGCGGCCGCCAGCACCGGCTACACGCTGGCCGGCGCGGCGCTCAGCTGCCCGTGA
- the rfaE2 gene encoding D-glycero-beta-D-manno-heptose 1-phosphate adenylyltransferase, which produces MTYPSPSFEDKICLPEQLAERLAALPRPLVFTNGCFDILHRGHVTYLAQARALGASLVLGLNTDASVKRQGKGDDRPINNEMNRAAVLAALECVSLVTWFDADTPAELIALIQPDVLVKGGDWTVDKIVGSAETLARGGQVHSIPFLFDTSTTKTLQKIRAAESKA; this is translated from the coding sequence ATGACCTACCCGTCGCCGTCGTTTGAAGACAAGATTTGCCTGCCCGAGCAGCTGGCCGAGCGCCTGGCGGCCCTGCCGCGGCCTCTGGTGTTCACCAACGGCTGTTTCGACATCCTGCATCGCGGCCACGTCACCTATCTGGCCCAGGCGCGCGCGCTCGGCGCCAGCCTGGTGCTGGGCCTCAATACCGACGCGTCGGTCAAGCGCCAGGGCAAGGGCGACGACCGCCCGATCAATAATGAAATGAACAGGGCGGCGGTGCTGGCGGCGCTGGAATGCGTCAGCCTGGTCACCTGGTTCGACGCCGACACGCCGGCCGAGCTGATCGCGCTGATCCAGCCCGACGTGCTGGTCAAGGGCGGAGACTGGACCGTGGACAAGATCGTCGGCAGCGCGGAAACGCTGGCGCGCGGTGGCCAGGTGCACTCGATCCCGTTCCTGTTCGACACCTCGACGACCAAGACGCTGCAGAAAATCCGCGCGGCCGAGAGCAAGGCGTGA
- a CDS encoding biotin--[acetyl-CoA-carboxylase] ligase codes for MSEHAFAVLHHLSDGRFHSGEDIARALGCSRTLVWQAVHAIEAEFGLQVFSVRGQGYRLARPFGWLDVVAIRAGLSPAAAEAFTLAVAERTDSTNSQLMARAGNGGLHGLVLACEQQTAGRGRLGRRWQARLGSGLTFSLLWRFERGVAELAGLSLTVGAALARALRGLGAPVELKWPNDVLLDRRKLAGILIELSGDALGPATVVIGIGLNVTDPGDVDQPVATLEQAGVAPDRNRVMAALLNELEPALAAFDRDGFAPLRDEWWQLAAHRGSPVRLSFSHGEPVDGIACGVADNGALQVETATGMRTFHVGEVSLRAYS; via the coding sequence GTGAGCGAACACGCGTTCGCGGTGCTGCACCACCTGTCCGACGGCCGCTTTCATTCCGGCGAGGATATCGCCAGGGCTTTGGGCTGTTCGCGCACGCTGGTGTGGCAGGCGGTGCACGCGATCGAGGCGGAGTTCGGACTTCAGGTGTTCAGCGTGCGCGGCCAGGGTTACCGGCTGGCGCGGCCGTTCGGCTGGCTGGACGTCGTCGCGATCCGCGCCGGCCTGTCGCCGGCGGCGGCCGAGGCGTTCACGCTGGCGGTGGCCGAGCGTACCGACTCCACCAATAGCCAGCTGATGGCGCGCGCCGGCAACGGCGGCCTGCACGGCCTGGTGCTGGCCTGCGAGCAGCAGACCGCCGGCCGCGGCCGGCTGGGCCGGCGCTGGCAGGCGCGGCTGGGATCGGGTCTGACCTTCTCGCTGTTGTGGCGCTTCGAGCGCGGCGTGGCCGAGCTGGCCGGCCTGTCGCTGACGGTCGGCGCGGCGCTGGCGCGCGCTTTGCGCGGGCTGGGCGCGCCGGTGGAATTGAAGTGGCCGAACGATGTGCTGCTGGACCGTCGCAAGTTGGCCGGCATCCTGATCGAGCTGTCCGGCGACGCGCTGGGGCCGGCGACGGTGGTGATAGGCATAGGCCTCAACGTCACCGATCCGGGCGATGTCGACCAGCCGGTGGCCACGCTGGAGCAGGCCGGCGTCGCGCCGGACCGCAACCGGGTGATGGCGGCATTGCTCAACGAGCTGGAGCCGGCGCTGGCGGCGTTCGACCGCGACGGTTTCGCGCCGCTGCGCGACGAATGGTGGCAACTGGCCGCCCATCGCGGCTCGCCGGTGCGGCTCAGCTTCTCGCATGGCGAGCCGGTGGACGGCATCGCGTGCGGCGTGGCCGACAACGGCGCGCTGCAGGTGGAGACGGCGACCGGCATGCGCACCTTTCATGTCGGCGAAGTCAGTCTGAGAGCCTATTCATGA
- a CDS encoding type III pantothenate kinase encodes MKLLIDAGNSRVKWAVYQDADCVSRGAAEHHELADLAEVWRALPLEGAWLSSVARREVVDALTAAAPCPLHRVYAESRFGDVCNHYRNTAEQGADRWLAVLAAREICRDDVVVACAGTALTVETLTAEGDYLGGLILPGHGLMLQSLAQGTANLDRQAGAIVDFPQGTQDALASGAMAALTGAIEGQRRRLADRTGRAPATVILTGGDAARIAPWLAAPLQIVDNLVLMGLLKVANA; translated from the coding sequence ATGAAATTGCTGATAGACGCCGGCAACAGCCGGGTGAAATGGGCGGTATACCAGGACGCCGACTGCGTGTCGCGCGGCGCCGCCGAGCATCACGAGCTGGCCGACCTGGCCGAAGTCTGGCGCGCGTTGCCGCTGGAGGGCGCCTGGCTGTCGTCGGTGGCGAGGCGCGAGGTGGTCGACGCCTTGACCGCGGCCGCGCCGTGTCCGCTGCACCGGGTCTATGCCGAGAGCCGCTTCGGCGACGTGTGTAACCATTATCGCAACACCGCCGAGCAAGGCGCCGACCGCTGGCTGGCGGTGCTGGCTGCGCGCGAGATCTGCCGCGACGACGTCGTCGTCGCCTGCGCCGGCACCGCGCTGACGGTGGAGACGCTGACCGCCGAGGGCGACTATCTGGGCGGGCTGATCCTGCCCGGCCACGGCCTGATGCTGCAAAGCCTGGCGCAGGGCACCGCCAATCTGGACCGACAGGCCGGCGCCATCGTCGATTTTCCGCAAGGCACGCAGGACGCGCTGGCCAGCGGCGCGATGGCGGCGCTGACCGGGGCGATAGAAGGGCAGCGGCGACGCCTGGCCGACCGTACCGGCCGCGCGCCGGCCACGGTGATTCTGACTGGCGGCGACGCCGCCCGCATCGCGCCTTGGCTCGCGGCGCCGTTGCAGATCGTGGATAATCTGGTCCTCATGGGTCTACTCAAGGTGGCGAACGCGTGA
- a CDS encoding SPOR domain-containing protein — translation MKWFVALVIVLNLVVAMYGSLKQRPPLDVHAQEVSPGQVKLLPANWTPDASAPKAQASAPVAKPAASAPAAKTVASAAKAQLPAKPAAKAEASKPSAKAKPAPQDKPAAAAVEPAKLACYRWGGLNDSLLARVRGGVPTLKLKPAQMSEDSKQESKGSGRLWVYYPPLATQAETKTLSAELKDKGFDNYIVSSDEFKGNLSLGLFGKEDAAKTLVARLKAAGYDKAVIKSKDQPSHQTTLTFKDLDAAQAEHLRALQKRLTPGIALKGC, via the coding sequence ATGAAGTGGTTTGTGGCGCTGGTGATCGTGCTGAATCTGGTGGTGGCGATGTATGGCTCGTTGAAGCAGCGGCCGCCGCTGGACGTGCATGCCCAGGAAGTCAGTCCGGGGCAGGTGAAACTGTTGCCGGCCAACTGGACGCCGGACGCGTCGGCGCCCAAGGCGCAGGCCAGCGCGCCCGTCGCCAAGCCGGCCGCCTCGGCGCCGGCGGCCAAGACCGTCGCCAGCGCGGCCAAGGCCCAGCTTCCGGCCAAGCCGGCGGCCAAGGCCGAGGCGTCGAAACCGTCCGCCAAGGCCAAGCCGGCGCCGCAGGACAAGCCGGCCGCGGCCGCTGTCGAGCCGGCCAAGCTGGCCTGCTACCGCTGGGGCGGTTTGAACGACAGCCTGCTGGCGCGGGTCAGGGGCGGGGTGCCGACGCTGAAGCTGAAGCCGGCCCAGATGTCGGAGGACAGCAAGCAGGAGAGCAAGGGGTCCGGCCGTCTGTGGGTCTATTATCCGCCGCTGGCCACCCAGGCCGAAACCAAGACGCTGTCGGCCGAGTTGAAGGACAAGGGCTTCGACAACTACATCGTCAGCAGCGACGAGTTCAAGGGCAATCTGTCGCTGGGGCTGTTCGGCAAGGAAGACGCCGCCAAGACGCTGGTGGCGCGCCTGAAGGCCGCCGGCTACGACAAGGCGGTGATCAAGTCCAAGGACCAGCCGTCGCACCAGACCACGCTGACCTTCAAGGATCTGGACGCGGCGCAGGCCGAGCATCTGAGGGCGTTGCAGAAGCGGCTGACGCCGGGCATCGCGCTGAAGGGCTGCTGA
- a CDS encoding YoaK family protein has protein sequence MTRHAHITRLLDRGRFNDRVLRQLGWAMAFIAGAINAGGFLAVHRYTSHVSGVVSGMADAWATGEIRLALSLLVMLCCFVVGAMHSTWLILWARRQRLRGGYGVSMMEEALLLLVFGLLGAGLSLHKGLFTPPTVMLLCFIMGMHNTIVTKLSGGLLRSTHMTGIATDLGIELAKMSYYNRERHSRVAAVRANGKKFRVYALILLAFFVGGVVGALGFKHLGFGFTLPLALFLFLLGLRPAWYDVRLRWRWWRGRRASRRARHRQLAS, from the coding sequence ATGACCCGACACGCCCACATCACCCGCCTGCTGGACCGCGGCCGCTTCAACGACAGGGTATTGCGCCAGCTGGGCTGGGCGATGGCCTTCATCGCCGGCGCGATCAACGCCGGCGGCTTTCTGGCGGTGCACCGCTACACCTCGCACGTGTCCGGCGTGGTTTCCGGCATGGCCGACGCCTGGGCCACCGGCGAGATCCGGCTGGCGCTGTCGCTGCTGGTGATGCTGTGCTGTTTCGTCGTCGGCGCGATGCACAGCACCTGGCTGATCCTGTGGGCGCGGCGGCAGCGGCTGCGCGGCGGCTACGGCGTGTCGATGATGGAGGAAGCGTTGCTGCTGCTGGTGTTCGGCCTGCTGGGCGCCGGATTGTCCTTGCACAAGGGCCTGTTCACGCCGCCGACGGTGATGCTGCTGTGCTTCATCATGGGCATGCACAACACCATCGTCACCAAGCTGTCCGGCGGCCTGTTGCGCAGCACCCACATGACCGGCATCGCCACCGATCTCGGCATCGAGCTGGCCAAGATGAGCTACTACAACCGCGAGCGCCACTCCCGGGTGGCCGCGGTGCGCGCCAACGGCAAGAAATTCCGCGTCTACGCGCTGATCTTGCTGGCCTTCTTCGTCGGCGGCGTGGTCGGCGCGCTGGGCTTCAAGCACCTGGGTTTCGGCTTCACGCTGCCCTTGGCGCTGTTTCTGTTTCTGCTGGGTCTCAGGCCTGCCTGGTACGACGTCAGGCTGCGCTGGCGCTGGTGGCGCGGCCGCCGGGCGTCGCGGCGCGCGCGCCATCGGCAGCTGGCGTCTTGA
- the cobS gene encoding adenosylcobinamide-GDP ribazoletransferase: MRGLILAVQFLTRLPTPQLADFRPEWLAASARWFPAVGLIVGALLLAALRLGGLVDPWLAALLALLVWVGVTGGLHLDGLADLADALGASHRSRERFFEVLKDPHLGSFGVLALILAVACKLVLLMLLARQGGPAWALLLVPAWARAFAVVWSATLPAIAPGSGERFAWSRDRAGMALNLVALLALSAWLAPALLLAPLAGLAWRAFLKRRLGGMTGDCLGAGVELCEITMLGLLLLPVPAWI, from the coding sequence ATGCGCGGACTGATACTGGCGGTGCAGTTCCTGACCCGGCTGCCGACGCCGCAGCTGGCCGATTTCCGGCCCGAGTGGCTGGCGGCCAGCGCGCGCTGGTTTCCCGCCGTCGGCCTCATCGTCGGCGCGCTGCTGCTGGCGGCGCTGCGGCTGGGCGGCCTGGTCGACCCGTGGCTGGCGGCGCTGCTGGCGCTGCTGGTCTGGGTCGGCGTCACCGGCGGCCTGCACCTGGACGGCCTGGCCGATCTGGCCGACGCGCTGGGCGCGTCCCACCGTTCGCGCGAACGCTTTTTCGAGGTGCTGAAGGACCCGCACCTGGGCAGCTTCGGCGTGCTGGCGCTGATTCTGGCCGTCGCCTGCAAGCTGGTGCTGCTGATGCTGCTCGCACGCCAGGGCGGCCCGGCCTGGGCGCTGCTGCTGGTGCCGGCCTGGGCGCGCGCCTTCGCCGTCGTCTGGTCGGCGACGCTGCCGGCCATCGCGCCGGGCAGCGGCGAGCGCTTCGCCTGGAGCCGCGACCGGGCCGGCATGGCGCTGAACCTGGTCGCGCTGCTGGCGCTGTCGGCCTGGCTGGCCCCGGCGCTGCTGCTGGCCCCGCTGGCCGGCCTGGCCTGGCGGGCCTTCCTGAAGCGCCGCCTCGGCGGCATGACCGGCGACTGCCTGGGCGCCGGCGTCGAGCTGTGCGAGATCACGATGCTGGGCCTGTTGTTGCTACCGGTTCCGGCCTGGATCTGA
- a CDS encoding histidine phosphatase family protein produces MNPYTLTLLRHGDIEHDGRLIGLTDLPLTELGHQQLARSWQRISNLAPVTSIASSPLQRCREFAVKQALSGSLTLKVDPRFAEMDFGHWDGQPLAELEQTHPGWGGELAEGRLSPPGGESFEQFRTRVLAGLADWMTEARGSHRLLVTHGGVITVLMAELFGTEFAVAKLMTVQRGGFVQLSMLEGHPPYLLRLESSCAD; encoded by the coding sequence ATGAACCCCTATACCCTGACGCTGCTGCGGCACGGCGACATCGAGCACGACGGCCGGCTGATCGGCCTGACCGACCTGCCGCTGACCGAGCTCGGACACCAGCAGCTGGCCCGCAGCTGGCAGCGGATCAGCAATCTCGCGCCGGTCACCAGCATCGCCAGCTCGCCGCTGCAGCGTTGCCGCGAGTTCGCCGTCAAGCAGGCGCTGTCCGGTTCGCTGACGCTGAAAGTGGACCCGCGCTTCGCCGAAATGGATTTCGGCCACTGGGACGGCCAGCCGCTGGCCGAACTCGAGCAGACCCACCCCGGCTGGGGCGGCGAGCTGGCCGAGGGCCGGCTCAGCCCGCCCGGCGGCGAGAGTTTCGAGCAGTTCCGCACCCGGGTGTTGGCCGGCCTGGCCGACTGGATGACCGAGGCGCGCGGCAGCCACCGGCTGCTGGTGACGCACGGCGGCGTGATCACGGTGCTGATGGCGGAGCTGTTCGGCACTGAGTTCGCGGTGGCCAAGCTGATGACGGTGCAGCGCGGCGGCTTCGTCCAGCTGTCGATGCTGGAGGGTCACCCGCCCTATTTGCTGCGGCTGGAGTCCTCATGCGCGGACTGA
- the cobT gene encoding nicotinate-nucleotide--dimethylbenzimidazole phosphoribosyltransferase: MNSSKPLDLSARDAARARQAVLTKPPGSLGQLEELACRFAAWQGRACPEELRPAITVFAGDHGVTAEGVSAFPSAVTTEMVRNFANGGAAICVLARALDARLEVVDVGVAGDVSALPIVHAKVRPGSQNLARQSAMSPDEAEAALEAGRAAARRAVEAGANLLIAGDMGIGNTTASAALICRLSGAAPEQAVGRGTGIDDAGLANKLRAVKTALARVAWENLSGQDTLAELGGLEIAAMAGFYLEGARLGVPSLVDGFIASAAALCAQSIEPSLHDWLLASHRSAETGHDLALEALRLRPLLDLGMRLGEGSGAAVCVPLLRLAVQLHNGMATFEQAGISGKSA, from the coding sequence ATGAACAGCAGCAAGCCACTGGATCTTTCCGCCCGCGACGCCGCCCGCGCCCGACAAGCCGTCCTCACCAAGCCGCCCGGCAGCCTGGGGCAGCTGGAGGAGCTGGCCTGCCGCTTCGCCGCCTGGCAGGGTCGCGCCTGCCCGGAAGAACTGCGTCCGGCCATCACCGTCTTCGCCGGCGACCACGGCGTCACCGCCGAGGGCGTATCGGCGTTTCCGTCGGCGGTCACCACCGAGATGGTGCGCAATTTCGCCAACGGCGGCGCCGCCATCTGCGTGCTGGCGCGCGCGCTGGACGCGCGGCTGGAGGTGGTCGACGTCGGCGTCGCCGGCGACGTGTCGGCGCTGCCCATCGTCCACGCCAAGGTCCGCCCCGGCAGCCAGAATCTGGCGCGCCAGTCGGCGATGAGCCCCGACGAGGCCGAGGCCGCGCTGGAGGCCGGCCGCGCCGCCGCCCGCCGCGCGGTGGAAGCCGGCGCCAATCTGTTGATCGCCGGCGACATGGGCATAGGCAACACCACCGCGTCGGCGGCGCTGATCTGCCGGCTGAGCGGCGCGGCGCCGGAGCAGGCGGTCGGCCGCGGCACCGGCATCGACGACGCCGGCCTGGCCAACAAACTGCGCGCGGTCAAGACCGCGCTGGCGCGGGTGGCCTGGGAAAACCTCAGCGGCCAGGACACCTTGGCCGAACTGGGCGGCCTGGAAATCGCCGCGATGGCCGGCTTCTATCTGGAGGGCGCCCGCCTCGGCGTGCCGTCGCTGGTGGACGGCTTCATCGCCAGCGCCGCCGCGCTGTGCGCCCAGAGCATCGAACCGTCGCTGCACGACTGGCTGCTGGCCAGCCACCGTTCGGCCGAAACCGGCCACGATCTGGCGCTGGAAGCGCTGCGGCTGCGGCCGCTGCTGGACTTGGGCATGCGCCTCGGCGAAGGCTCCGGCGCCGCCGTCTGCGTGCCGCTGCTGCGGTTGGCGGTACAATTGCACAACGGCATGGCCACCTTCGAACAAGCCGGCATCAGCGGCAAGTCGGCATGA
- a CDS encoding TonB-dependent receptor, protein MFKPQICALAVALACAAAHADNAPQTAGDPVIVTASRIPQKVSSLPANVSVITAADIANSTATTVQDVLSAYAGIHVFNSSGSANSAMVDLRGFGMSGNSNTLILVDGVRQNTNDLAAVNLGSVALSSVERIEVVRGLGGVAYGGGATGGVINIITKSGAASGASGSVTLTGGSYDLRQLDADLHAANQFVALDGYIQSMKTGNYRQNNAERNDNAGFTLTFKHDGGDIKLFAKTANQGLRLPGPIIMDPANGLNPLATYPVGTLTPNSYASTDTTSGGVSLNQELGAGTLYADLSRRHKDADSCAQFVGSSGCSLDQRSLDENTASVRYELPIGKHKLSFGGDWLDSSMSVLNSLNNEQTSQRHVAYFVDGQFALWQGATLSAGGRQQLVDDKVNATVGGANLSTIDTSLHAWSLGLKQAFGGGWSAYVRAGQSFRLGNADEVTYTNGLPLQPQQSHDKEVGVEWAGERAHAKLAVFRNDLSNEIAYNPFAGLGGANANLPATRHQGVELEGGLKVTSTVDLNGNLSWTEATYRAGAGLAGKTIPMVPRLMANAAASWRYYEGGKLALSAQYVSEQYFDNDQSNSFGSKLPGYMVVDAKLTQDFGKHVTVALSANNLFDRHYASYGGTWYSSPTAYSLYPANGRNYQAAVTYKF, encoded by the coding sequence ATGTTCAAGCCCCAAATCTGCGCGCTGGCCGTCGCCCTGGCCTGCGCCGCCGCCCACGCCGACAACGCGCCGCAAACCGCTGGCGACCCGGTGATCGTGACGGCGAGCCGTATCCCGCAGAAAGTCTCGTCGCTGCCGGCCAACGTCAGCGTGATCACCGCCGCAGACATCGCCAACAGCACGGCGACGACGGTGCAGGATGTATTGTCGGCTTATGCCGGCATTCATGTTTTCAACAGCTCAGGCTCGGCCAACAGCGCGATGGTCGATCTGCGCGGTTTCGGCATGAGCGGCAACAGCAACACCTTGATCCTGGTCGACGGGGTGCGCCAGAACACCAACGATCTGGCGGCGGTGAATCTCGGCTCGGTGGCGCTGTCCAGCGTTGAGCGCATCGAAGTGGTGCGCGGACTCGGCGGCGTCGCTTACGGCGGCGGGGCCACCGGCGGCGTGATCAACATCATCACCAAGTCCGGCGCGGCCAGCGGCGCCAGTGGCAGCGTCACGCTGACCGGCGGCAGCTACGATTTGCGTCAGCTGGACGCCGATCTGCACGCGGCCAATCAGTTCGTCGCGCTGGACGGCTATATCCAGTCGATGAAGACCGGCAATTACCGGCAGAACAATGCCGAGCGCAACGACAACGCCGGCTTCACGCTGACCTTCAAGCACGATGGCGGCGACATCAAACTGTTCGCCAAGACCGCCAATCAGGGCCTGCGCCTGCCGGGGCCTATCATCATGGACCCGGCCAACGGCCTGAATCCGCTGGCGACCTACCCGGTCGGCACGCTGACGCCCAACAGCTATGCCTCCACCGACACCACCAGCGGTGGCGTCTCGCTGAACCAGGAGCTGGGGGCGGGTACGCTGTACGCCGACTTGTCGCGCCGGCACAAGGATGCCGATTCCTGCGCTCAGTTCGTCGGCAGTTCCGGTTGCTCGCTGGACCAGCGCAGCCTGGACGAGAATACGGCCAGCGTCCGTTACGAGCTGCCCATCGGCAAGCATAAACTGAGCTTCGGCGGCGACTGGCTGGACAGCTCGATGAGCGTGCTGAACTCGCTGAACAACGAGCAGACCTCGCAGCGCCACGTCGCTTATTTCGTCGACGGCCAGTTCGCCTTGTGGCAGGGCGCCACACTGTCGGCGGGTGGCCGCCAGCAGTTGGTGGACGACAAGGTCAACGCCACTGTCGGCGGCGCCAATCTGTCGACGATAGACACCAGTCTGCATGCCTGGTCGTTGGGCCTGAAGCAGGCGTTCGGCGGCGGCTGGAGCGCCTATGTCCGTGCCGGACAAAGCTTCCGCCTGGGCAATGCCGACGAAGTGACCTATACCAACGGCCTGCCGCTGCAGCCGCAGCAGTCGCACGACAAGGAAGTGGGCGTGGAATGGGCGGGCGAGCGCGCGCACGCCAAGCTGGCTGTGTTCCGCAACGATCTGAGCAACGAGATCGCCTACAATCCGTTTGCCGGCCTGGGCGGCGCCAATGCCAACCTGCCAGCCACCCGTCATCAGGGTGTGGAGCTGGAGGGCGGCTTGAAAGTGACATCGACGGTCGACCTGAACGGCAATCTGAGCTGGACCGAGGCGACTTATCGCGCCGGCGCCGGATTGGCCGGCAAAACCATTCCGATGGTGCCCAGGTTGATGGCCAACGCGGCCGCCAGCTGGCGCTATTACGAGGGCGGCAAGCTGGCGTTGTCGGCGCAATACGTGTCGGAGCAGTATTTCGACAACGACCAGAGCAACAGCTTCGGCAGCAAGCTGCCGGGCTATATGGTGGTGGACGCCAAGCTGACCCAGGATTTCGGCAAGCACGTGACGGTGGCGCTGAGCGCCAACAATCTGTTTGACCGACATTACGCGAGCTATGGCGGCACCTGGTACAGCAGCCCGACCGCCTACTCGCTGTATCCGGCGAACGGGCGCAATTACCAGGCCGCCGTGACCTACAAGTTCTGA
- the cobU gene encoding bifunctional adenosylcobinamide kinase/adenosylcobinamide-phosphate guanylyltransferase: MPHLITGGARSGKSRHAEELAGRHSGPVCYLATAEVRDAEFARRVERHRAQRPPHWDVAEAGRGLAAAIAARDAADGLLLIDCLGMWLMRFFGEAGFDEAGYAAERDALLAALERAVGEVLLVSNEVGWGVVAADVETRRFVDELGRLNQLIAARCGRVTLVACGLPLALKGMA; encoded by the coding sequence ATGCCCCATCTGATCACCGGCGGCGCCCGCAGCGGCAAGAGCCGCCATGCCGAGGAATTGGCCGGCCGCCATAGCGGGCCGGTCTGTTATCTGGCCACCGCCGAGGTGCGCGACGCCGAGTTCGCGCGCCGGGTCGAACGCCACCGCGCGCAGCGGCCGCCGCACTGGGACGTGGCCGAGGCCGGGCGGGGCCTGGCCGCGGCCATCGCCGCGCGCGACGCCGCCGACGGCCTGCTGCTGATCGACTGCCTGGGCATGTGGCTGATGCGTTTCTTCGGCGAGGCCGGTTTCGACGAGGCGGGCTACGCCGCCGAGCGCGACGCGCTGCTGGCGGCGCTGGAGCGCGCCGTCGGCGAGGTACTGCTGGTCAGCAACGAGGTCGGCTGGGGCGTGGTGGCGGCCGACGTCGAAACCCGCCGCTTCGTCGACGAGCTGGGCCGGCTCAATCAGCTGATCGCCGCCCGTTGCGGGCGGGTGACGCTGGTGGCCTGCGGCCTGCCGCTGGCCTTGAAGGGGATGGCGTGA
- a CDS encoding cobalamin-binding protein, which translates to MRPALAGLCLLLAALAARAAVSVEDGRGQTVTLAQPARRIVSLVPHATELLFAAGAGGKVVATVDYSDHPDAAKKLPRVGGFTGFSLEAVLRQKPDLVVAWQDGGTPRELERLRRLGVPVFVSHPLLPDDVAKEIALLGKLAGTDAEAARAAAAYRQRLAALKQRYGDRPAVRVFYQLSQAPIFTVSANSYIDSLIRLCGGVNVFAGLSQPAPQVSIAAVVAARPQAIVAGDDATLAMWRGWREMPAVAGGALLALPGDAVSIPGPRLADGAEQLCTRLETARRRLGLTTK; encoded by the coding sequence GTGAGGCCGGCGCTGGCGGGCCTGTGCCTGCTGCTGGCCGCGTTGGCGGCGCGCGCCGCCGTCAGCGTCGAGGACGGTCGCGGCCAGACGGTGACGCTGGCGCAGCCGGCGCGGCGCATCGTCAGCCTGGTGCCGCACGCGACCGAGCTGCTGTTCGCCGCCGGCGCCGGCGGCAAGGTGGTGGCCACCGTCGATTACAGCGATCACCCGGACGCGGCGAAGAAGCTGCCGCGCGTCGGCGGTTTCACCGGTTTTAGCCTGGAGGCGGTGTTGCGACAGAAGCCCGACCTGGTGGTGGCCTGGCAGGACGGCGGCACGCCGCGCGAACTGGAGCGGCTGAGGCGGCTGGGCGTGCCGGTTTTCGTCAGCCATCCGCTGCTGCCGGACGACGTCGCGAAGGAAATCGCGCTGCTCGGCAAGCTGGCCGGAACCGACGCCGAGGCGGCGCGCGCGGCCGCGGCTTACCGCCAGCGGCTGGCGGCGTTGAAGCAGCGCTATGGCGACAGGCCGGCGGTGCGAGTGTTCTACCAACTGAGCCAGGCGCCGATCTTCACCGTCAGCGCCAACAGCTATATCGATTCGCTGATCCGGCTGTGCGGCGGCGTCAATGTGTTCGCCGGCCTGTCGCAGCCGGCGCCGCAGGTTTCGATCGCCGCCGTGGTGGCGGCGCGGCCGCAGGCCATCGTCGCCGGCGACGACGCCACGCTGGCGATGTGGCGCGGCTGGCGCGAGATGCCGGCGGTGGCCGGCGGCGCGCTGCTGGCGCTGCCGGGCGACGCCGTCAGCATCCCCGGGCCGCGGCTGGCCGACGGCGCCGAGCAGCTGTGTACCCGGCTGGAGACAGCGCGGCGACGGCTGGGTTTGACGACCAAGTAG